From Streptomyces sp. 6-11-2, one genomic window encodes:
- a CDS encoding glycosyltransferase family 4 protein — MSPVSSHVSHGQSTLRTVQVLGGGNAGSSAHVRSLAAGLVARGVRVTVCAPAEADRAYSFTGVGAQHVHVPRSSDPVSVAALRTVCADADLVHAHGLHASFRAVLALSGRSTPLVVTWHNHVHAEGARAHLMRLLERRVVKAATVVLGTTSELVDRARGRGARDARLAAVAVPRPTAGYEHPDRPCSKVRAELGAIDRPLLIAVASLDPGRGHELLLDAARAWRLMEPVPLLVVAGEGPLRAEFQRRIEDEELPVRLLGRRDDVRELLAAADLALLPRSWEARSVLAQEALHARVPLVAARTGGVPELVGDAAELVPDQDVDAFTGAVIRLLGDPERREALRDMGTRQAATWPTEDDTVAQVLSVYDELTRPRPLT; from the coding sequence GTGAGCCCCGTGAGCAGCCACGTATCGCACGGTCAGTCGACGCTGCGCACCGTGCAGGTGCTGGGCGGAGGCAACGCCGGCAGCAGCGCGCACGTGCGGTCGCTGGCCGCGGGCCTGGTCGCCCGGGGCGTGCGGGTGACGGTGTGCGCCCCCGCCGAGGCCGACCGCGCCTACTCCTTCACCGGCGTCGGCGCCCAGCACGTGCACGTGCCGCGCAGCAGCGACCCGGTGTCCGTGGCCGCGCTGCGCACGGTCTGCGCGGACGCCGACCTGGTGCACGCGCACGGGCTGCACGCCTCGTTCCGCGCCGTGCTGGCGCTCAGCGGCCGCAGCACGCCCCTCGTGGTGACCTGGCACAACCACGTGCACGCCGAAGGGGCCCGCGCGCACCTGATGCGGCTTCTGGAGCGCCGTGTGGTCAAGGCCGCCACCGTCGTGCTCGGCACCACCTCCGAACTCGTCGACCGGGCCCGCGGGCGAGGCGCGCGGGACGCCCGGCTCGCCGCCGTCGCGGTGCCCCGGCCGACCGCCGGATACGAGCACCCGGACCGTCCATGCTCCAAGGTGCGGGCCGAACTCGGCGCCATCGACCGGCCGTTGCTGATCGCCGTGGCTTCCCTGGACCCGGGCCGCGGCCACGAGCTGCTGCTGGACGCGGCCCGCGCCTGGCGCCTCATGGAACCCGTGCCGCTGCTCGTCGTCGCGGGGGAGGGGCCCCTGCGTGCGGAGTTCCAGCGGCGGATCGAGGACGAGGAACTGCCGGTCCGGCTCCTCGGGCGGCGGGACGACGTCCGCGAGCTGCTGGCCGCCGCCGACCTGGCCCTGCTGCCCAGGAGCTGGGAGGCCCGCTCCGTCCTCGCCCAGGAGGCCCTGCACGCGCGGGTGCCGCTCGTCGCCGCGCGGACCGGCGGGGTGCCCGAACTCGTGGGCGACGCGGCCGAACTGGTACCGGACCAGGACGTGGACGCGTTCACCGGCGCCGTCATACGGCTGCTCGGCGACCCCGAACGCCGCGAGGCGCTGCGGGACATGGGCACCCGGCAGGCCGCCACCTGGCCGACCGAGGACGACACGGTCGCCCAGGTGCTCAGCGTCTACGACGAGTTGACCCGGCCCCGGCCGCTGACCTGA
- the recN gene encoding DNA repair protein RecN translates to MVVVVLEEMRIRSLGVIDDAVVELSPGFTAVTGETGAGKTMVVTSLGLLLGGRADPALVRIGAGKAVVEGRVSVPADASAAVRAEEAGAELDDGALLISRTVSAEGRSRAHLGGRSVPVGLLAELADELVAVHGQTDQQGLLKLTRQRQALDRYAGDAVAVPLAKYAEAYRRLRVVTAELDEITTRARERAQEADMLRYGLDEIAGVEPRAGEDTELAEEAERLGHAEALSAAATAAHAALAGNPEDPEGIDAATLVAGAQRALEAVRSHDPALAALADRIGEIGILLGDVAGELAGYADDLDADPLRLAAVEERRAALGALTRKYGEYEKGVAAVLAWAERSAARLTELDGDDERIGELTAERDALRIELGGLAQALTDARTEAAERFAAAVTAELASLAMPHARVSFDIRQTEDPEGVEVDGRTVACGPTGADEVELLLAPHPGAPPRPIAKGASGGELSRVMLAVEVVFAGTDPVPTYLFDEVDAGVGGKAAVEIGRRLARLAKSAQVVVVTHLPQVAAFADRQLLVEKTNDGSVTRSGVKVLEGEDRVRELSRMLAGQEDSQTARAHAEELLATARADA, encoded by the coding sequence ATGGTCGTGGTCGTGTTGGAGGAGATGCGGATACGGTCACTCGGAGTGATTGACGACGCGGTCGTCGAGCTGTCGCCGGGGTTCACCGCCGTCACCGGTGAGACCGGTGCGGGCAAGACCATGGTGGTCACCAGTCTGGGACTGCTGCTGGGCGGACGCGCGGATCCGGCGCTGGTACGGATCGGCGCCGGAAAAGCGGTCGTGGAGGGGCGGGTCAGCGTACCCGCGGACGCCTCCGCCGCCGTACGGGCCGAGGAGGCCGGCGCCGAGCTCGACGACGGGGCGCTGCTGATCAGCCGTACCGTCTCCGCCGAGGGCCGCTCACGGGCGCACCTGGGCGGACGGAGCGTGCCGGTGGGGCTGCTCGCCGAACTCGCCGACGAACTGGTGGCCGTGCACGGGCAGACCGACCAGCAGGGACTGCTCAAACTGACCCGGCAGCGGCAGGCGCTCGACCGGTACGCGGGCGACGCCGTCGCCGTGCCGCTCGCCAAGTACGCCGAGGCCTACCGCCGGCTCCGCGTCGTGACCGCGGAGCTGGACGAGATCACCACGCGTGCGCGTGAGCGGGCCCAGGAGGCCGACATGCTGCGCTACGGCCTCGACGAGATCGCCGGGGTCGAACCACGGGCCGGGGAGGACACCGAGCTGGCCGAGGAGGCGGAGCGGCTCGGCCACGCCGAGGCGCTGTCCGCCGCCGCGACGGCCGCGCACGCCGCCCTCGCGGGCAATCCGGAGGACCCCGAGGGCATCGACGCGGCCACCCTCGTCGCGGGCGCCCAGCGGGCCCTGGAGGCCGTGCGGTCGCACGATCCGGCGCTGGCCGCGCTCGCCGACCGCATCGGCGAGATCGGCATCCTGCTCGGCGACGTGGCCGGGGAACTGGCGGGGTACGCCGACGACCTGGACGCCGATCCGCTGCGGCTGGCGGCGGTGGAGGAACGGCGGGCCGCGCTCGGCGCGCTGACCCGCAAGTACGGCGAGTACGAGAAGGGCGTCGCCGCCGTACTCGCCTGGGCCGAGCGGAGCGCCGCCCGCCTCACCGAGCTGGACGGCGACGACGAGCGGATCGGGGAGCTGACCGCCGAGCGGGACGCGCTGCGCATCGAACTGGGAGGTCTGGCCCAGGCGTTGACGGACGCCCGCACGGAGGCCGCCGAGCGGTTCGCCGCCGCCGTGACGGCCGAGCTGGCCTCCCTGGCCATGCCGCACGCGCGCGTGTCGTTCGACATCCGGCAGACCGAGGATCCCGAGGGCGTCGAGGTCGACGGCCGTACCGTCGCCTGCGGGCCGACCGGCGCCGACGAGGTCGAACTGCTCCTTGCCCCGCACCCCGGGGCGCCGCCCCGGCCGATCGCCAAGGGTGCCTCCGGTGGTGAGCTGTCGCGCGTGATGCTGGCCGTCGAGGTCGTCTTCGCCGGGACGGATCCGGTGCCGACGTATCTCTTCGACGAGGTCGACGCGGGCGTCGGCGGCAAGGCGGCCGTGGAGATCGGGCGGCGCCTGGCCCGGCTGGCGAAGAGCGCCCAGGTCGTCGTCGTCACCCACCTGCCCCAGGTCGCCGCCTTCGCGGACCGGCAGCTGCTGGTGGAGAAGACCAACGACGGCTCGGTGACCCGGTCGGGCGTGAAGGTGCTCGAGGGCGAGGACCGCGTCCGGGAGCTGTCCCGGATGCTGGCCGGCCAAGAGGACTCGCAGACGGCCCGGGCACACGCCGAGGAACTGCTCGCCACGGCCCGGGCGGACGCCTAG
- a CDS encoding NAD kinase, whose protein sequence is MTQTQARTVFLLAHTGRSAAIRSAELVVKGLLLSGIGVRVLEAEARDLPLPDEVELVKEATPQCLDGCELLIVLGGDGTLLRGAEFARASGVPMLGVNLGRVGFLAEAERDDLDKVVDRVVSKAYEVEERMTVDVVVHRNGDIVHTDWALNEAAVQKVSAERMLEIVLEIDGRPVTGFGCDGIVCATPTGSTAYAFSAGGPVVWPEVEALLMVPISAHALFAKPLVTSPDSVLAVEVLPHVPPGVLWCDGRRTVELPPGARVEVRRGAVPVRLARLHHASFTDRLVAKFALPVSGWRGAPH, encoded by the coding sequence TTGACACAGACCCAAGCTCGAACCGTTTTCCTGCTGGCCCACACCGGCCGGTCGGCCGCCATCCGCAGTGCCGAGCTCGTGGTCAAAGGGCTGCTGCTGTCCGGCATCGGCGTACGCGTCCTGGAGGCGGAGGCACGCGACCTGCCGCTGCCGGACGAGGTGGAGCTCGTCAAGGAGGCCACCCCGCAGTGTCTCGACGGGTGCGAGCTGCTCATCGTGCTGGGCGGTGACGGCACCCTGCTGCGCGGCGCCGAGTTCGCCCGCGCCTCGGGCGTGCCGATGCTCGGCGTCAACCTCGGGCGGGTCGGCTTCCTCGCCGAGGCCGAGCGGGACGACCTCGACAAGGTCGTCGACCGGGTGGTCAGCAAGGCGTACGAGGTCGAGGAGCGCATGACCGTCGACGTGGTCGTGCACCGCAACGGGGACATCGTGCACACCGACTGGGCGCTGAACGAGGCGGCCGTGCAGAAGGTGTCCGCCGAGCGGATGCTGGAGATCGTGCTCGAGATCGACGGGCGTCCGGTGACCGGGTTCGGCTGCGACGGCATCGTCTGCGCCACCCCCACCGGGTCCACCGCGTACGCCTTCTCCGCCGGCGGGCCCGTGGTGTGGCCGGAGGTCGAGGCGCTGCTGATGGTGCCGATCTCCGCGCACGCGCTGTTCGCCAAGCCCCTGGTGACGTCGCCCGACTCCGTGCTGGCCGTCGAGGTGCTGCCGCACGTCCCGCCGGGCGTGCTGTGGTGCGACGGGCGGCGCACGGTCGAACTGCCGCCCGGCGCGCGCGTGGAGGTGCGCCGCGGAGCGGTACCGGTCCGGCTGGCCCGCCTGCACCACGCGTCGTTCACGGACCGCCTGGTCGCCAAGTTCGCGCTGCCGGTCTCGGGGTGGCGCGGGGCACCGCACTAG